In Microcaecilia unicolor chromosome 1, aMicUni1.1, whole genome shotgun sequence, the following are encoded in one genomic region:
- the APOLD1 gene encoding apolipoprotein L domain-containing protein 1 yields the protein MPTTGEERMLDEAAALSWHATSNPTSQSVLFLVDQRNRLHDHVMRLHKIAARIKKLHKRSVITTLTGNCLSIAGAVTAIVGLSLTPITLGASLLASSVGLGVAAAGGAANVTSDVSLALSSSRELRKVREIDEACRKQLKEIWECLELTQQPPGTVGYDPWAAEEGPSDSVRFMVLSGSHDFLVPKYSEEATKGSQAVLRAKVQRLAMHLESCINVLDSMCGQLQLE from the coding sequence AATGCTAGATGAAGCTGCAGCCCTGTCCTGGCACGCCACCTCCAATCCCACCAGCCAGTCTGTGTTGTTTCTGGTGGACCAGAGAAACAGATTGCATGATCATGTAATGCGCCTCCACAAAATTGCTGCCCGAATCAAGAAGCTTCACAAGAGGTCTGTCATCACCACCTTGACGGGGAATTGCCTGAGTATAGCTGGTGCGGTCACTGCAATTGTTGGCCTCTCACTCACTCCCATCACCCTTGGGGCATCCCTCTTGGCCTCCTCAGTAGGCCTGGGGGTTGCAGCAGCTGGAGGGGCAGCTAATGTCACTTCTGATGTGTCTCTGGCCCTCTCCAGCTCCAGGGAGCTGAGAAAGGTACGGGAAATTGACGAGGCCTGCCGCAAACAGCTGAAGGAGATCTGGGAATGCCTGGAGCTAACACAGCAGCCACCGGGTACTGTAGGGTATGATCCCTGGGCCGCAGAGGAAGGCCCCAGTGACTCCGTCCGCTTTATGGTACTCTCTGGCTCACATGACTTCCTAGTGCCAAAATATTCAGAAGAAGCCACTAAAGGGAGCCAAGCAGTGTTGAGGGCCAAAGTTCAGAGACTAGCCATGCACCTGGAGTCCTGCATAAATGTCCTGGACAGCATGTGTGGTCAGTTACAACTGGAATGA